Proteins encoded in a region of the Falco rusticolus isolate bFalRus1 chromosome 10, bFalRus1.pri, whole genome shotgun sequence genome:
- the C10H11orf16 gene encoding uncharacterized protein C11orf16 homolog, with protein sequence MFLVEFAKPLVSRGRHPVCVQKTAKDDILEYVNGMKHSLLPGDKVLAPWEPNMARYGPGTVLTGIETRDPLRASEDEEIMVQFWNEKKVKLPRGVALWIPPGLWERIVEMIHMPLTSRMKPRESPDTNSCVYSCSPKPALIPVSAIHSPAGHCLLCSPCWPRFHCRCDGGCCSSAYVRCICCCHPRIDAWWPLPSRSLVFQSKAEEAGSSSGSSPCLLELKGPKQEAAAAVTASSSSSDPVEAPEPFPTKSTVVDNAVDTGSSCLEKPKLKDSARPEWKCWKRSQHKSRPSNSGLGRLSSTHTKGKLESKAISAGDVSRVASTNQNEMFETIQQSPRGQLTMKEILRDRDFKLSLGESFAASEKQRYRTARKKTETDDKRKVTCIADDKLDDTDHVRRGQTEKKSEELTCNKAKET encoded by the exons ATGTTCCTGGTAGAGTTTGCCAAACCGCTTGTGTCACGTGGAAGGCATCCAGTGTGTGTGCAAAAAACAGCTAAGGATGACATCCTGGAATATGTGAACGGGATGAAGCACTCCTTACTCCCTGGAGACAAAGTGCTGGCACCCTGGGAGCCAAACATGGCCAGGTACGGCCCAGGAACCGTCCTCACAGGCATTGAGACACGGGACCCCTTACGAG CCTCCGAAGATGAAGAAATTATGGTCCAGTTCTGGAATGAGAAGAAAGTGAAACTCCCGCGAGGTGTGGCTCTGTGGATCCCTCCTGGCCTGTGGGAGAGGATTGTAGAGATGATCCATATGCCCCTCACCAGCAGGATGAAGCCCAGAGAAAGCCCAGACACTAACAGCTGTGTTTACTCCTGCAGTCCTAAACCAGCCCTGATTCCAGTTAGTGCTATacacagccctgctgggcaCTGCTTGCTCTGCtcaccctgctggccacgcttccACTGTCGCTGTGATGGTGGATGCTGTTCATCAGCATACGTCAGGTGTatctgctgctgccatccccGCATTGATGCCTGGTGGCCTCTTCCATCCAGGTCTCTGGTCTTTCAGAGCAAAGCTGAAGAGGCAGGGTCCAGCAGTGGTTCCTCTCCATGCCTTCTAGAACTGAAAGGCccaaagcaagaagcagcagcagctgtgacagcatcttcctcctcttctgatCCGGTGGAGGCCCCGGAGCCATTCCCCACCAAGAGTACCGTGGTGGATAATGCTGTTGACACTGGCTCCAGCTGTCTTGAGAAGCCTAAGCTAAAGGATTCTGCAAGACCTGAGTGGAAATGCTGGAAAAGAAGCCAACACAAGTCCCGTCCCAGTAATTCAG GACTGGGCAGACTCAGCAGCACACATACAAAGGGCAAGCTGGAATCCAAAGCCATCTCTGCTGGGGATGTGTCCCGTGTTGCCTCGACTAATCAGAATGAAATGTTTGAAACCATCCAGCAGTCTCCCAGAGGGCAACTCACAATGAAAGAAATCTTAAGAGACCGAGATTTCAAGCTGTCATTGGGG GAAAGTTTTGCAgcatcagaaaaacaaagatacagaacagcaagaaagaaaacagagacagaTGATAAACGTAAAGTGACTTGCATAGCAGATGACAAACTTGATGATACAGACCATGTCAGAAgaggacagacagaaaaaaagagtgaagaGCTCACTTGTAACAAAGCAAAAGAGACATGA
- the ASCL3 gene encoding achaete-scute homolog 3 — MQNLMDGKSYCNLMDKLSVCTEAQHIQLARPFGADPVVTFHVYPEMPNQVTCSEDLSFLPFTSEHLIAENFYSEPCTLPYQMLHSTYRRSEYSYGPAFIRKRNERERQRVKCVNEGYAKLRHHLPKEYLEKRLSKVETLRAAIKYISYLQSVLYSDSGAAEKNVMEPSQAPKVINKQNQFLKTI, encoded by the coding sequence ATGCAGAACCTGATGGATGGCAAAAGCTACTGTAACCTCATGGACAAGTTGTCCGTTTGCACTGAGGCTCAGCACATACAGCTGGCTCGGCCCTTTGGTGCTGACCCAGTGGTCACATTTCATGTGTACCCAGAGATGCCAAATCAGGTCACTTGCTCTGAAGATCTGTCGTTCCTGCCTTTCACATCTGAGCATCTCATCGCGGAGAACTTCTACAGTGAGCCCTGCACCTTGCCCTACCAAATGCTCCATTCCACTTACCGCAGAAGTGAGTACTCCTACGGGCCAGCTTTCATCCGAAAGAGGAATGAGAGGGAGAGACAGAGGGTTAAATGCGTCAATGAAGGCTATGCTAAGCTGAGGCATCACCTACCTAAGGAATACTTGGAGAAGCGGCTCAGCAAAGTAGAAACACTCCGTGCTGCGATAAAATACATTAGCTACCTACAGTCTGTTCTGTACAGTGATTCTGGGGcggcagaaaaaaatgtcatggaGCCAAGCCAAGCACCTAAAGTgattaacaaacaaaaccagtttttgaAGACCATCTAA